A stretch of Camelina sativa cultivar DH55 chromosome 18, Cs, whole genome shotgun sequence DNA encodes these proteins:
- the LOC104763150 gene encoding uncharacterized protein LOC104763150: MPYKQRKIFNFQRLHLEEPDIQKYTLIEIEKIMHQYEHSLTEFEDMPQLEVDVLKDLGNSLLNEESRYNVQKEKKDHNKLLSSLNVQQKQVYDAVMESVENGLGKLFFLYGPGGTGKTYLYSTIISELRSERKNFLPVASSGIAALLLPAGRTAHSRFKIPMDLNEDSLCHIKPGTILAELIEKTDLIIWDEAPMAHRYAFEAVDRTLRDLMSMKKSKAKDQPFGGKTVILGGDFRQTLPVIPQGSRADTVLASIKQSYLWDSCKVFSLKKNMRLQESQGNFAAWLLSVGDGTAPTNETKDVNEDDGQMVVVDPKFIMQSTGDHLQDIFKATNAENKLSKSTYASVTERAILTPRNETVDEINTYMLEHLPGTSKEYLSLDSMGKGDTVNTAYESLYIVEYFNSLEFPGLPKHQLALKVGAPIMLIRNINQKEGLCNGTRLIVTRLGKRLIEGERVTGTHAGQKVILPRIILSPPDSKHPFTLRRRQFPVRVCYAMTVNKTQGQSLKSVLLFCLNQFSVMVSCMWRSHV, translated from the coding sequence ATGCCTTACAAACAACGCAAGATTTTCAACTTTCAAAGGCTACACCTAGAAGAGCCTGATATTCAAAAGTATACTTTGATTGAGATAGAGAAGATAATGCACCAGTATGAGCACTCACTAACTGAGTTCGAAGATATGCCACAACTAGAAGTCGACGTTTTAAAGGATCTAGGTAACAGCTTGTTAAATGAAGAATCAAGATACAATgtacaaaaggagaaaaaagatCACAACAAACTTCTAAGCAGTCTAAATGTTCAGCAAAAGCAGGTTTATGATGCAGTTATGGAGTCAGTTGAAAATGGTTTGGGAAAATTATTCTTCTTATATGGTCCTGGTGGAACAGGGAAAACGTACCTTTATTCAACCATCATTTCTGAGTTGagatcagaaagaaaaaattttCTCCCTGTTGCTTCATCAGGCATCGCAGCATTGCTTCTACCTGCAGGAAGAACGGCACATTCACGCTTTAAAATTCCGATGGATCTCAATGAAGATTCATTATGTCATATAAAGCCAGGAACGATATTAGCAGAACTAATAGAGAAAACTGATCTTATCATATGGGATGAGGCGCCCATGGCACATCGGTACGCATTTGAGGCGGTTGACAGAACATTACGAGACTTGATGTCCatgaaaaaatcaaaagctAAAGACCAACCTTTTGGAGGCAAGACTGTAATACTAGGTGGGGACTTCAGACAAACACTACCAGTTATTCCACAAGGTTCTCGAGCTGATACAGTATTAGCATCAATTAAACAATCATACTTGTGGGACTCTTGCAAAGTTTTCTCCCTAAAAAAGAACATGAGACTTCAAGAATCACAAGGAAACTTCGCTGCATGGCTACTAAGTGTTGGAGATGGAACTGCACCTACAAATGAGACAAAAGATGTCAACGAAGATGATGGTCAGATGGTAGTAGTTGATCCTAAATTCATAATGCAATCAACTGGAGATCATTTACAAGATATTTTTAAAGCCACAAATGCAGAGAACAAGTTATCAAAAAGCACATATGCAAGCGTTACAGAGAGAGCAATCCTAACTCCACGAAATGAGACAGTTGATGAGATTAATACATACATGTTAGAACATCTACCAGGAACATCGAAGGAGTATCTCAGCTTAGACAGTATGGGCAAGGGTGACACAGTAAATACTGCCTATGAGTCTCTATATATTGTTGAGTATTTCAACTCACTAGAGTTCCCAGGACTACCAAAACATCAGTTGGCTTTGAAAGTAGGAGCTCCAATAATGCTGATTCGCAACATTAACCAAAAAGAAGGTCTATGCAATGGCACAAGATTAATTGTAACACGTTTGGGAAAAAGACTGATTGAGGGCGAAAGAGTCACGGGCACACACGCTGGTCAAAAAGTGATTTTGCCACGGATAATCTTATCGCCACCTGACTCAAAGCATCCTTTCACACTTCGAAGACGTCAATTCCCAGTCAGAGTATGCTATGCAATGACAGTTAACAAAACCCAAGGACAAAGCTTAAAATCAGTTCTTCTCTTTTGCCTCAACCAGTTTTCAGTCATGGTCAGTTGTATGTGGCGCTCTCACGTGTAA